One Xiphophorus hellerii strain 12219 chromosome 1, Xiphophorus_hellerii-4.1, whole genome shotgun sequence DNA segment encodes these proteins:
- the LOC116721902 gene encoding dysbindin-like isoform X3 produces the protein MKLRDRQRFFEDVYQHDVDNYLPSTHLQVDCRKPPMGSISSMEVNVDTLEQMDLMDISDQEALDVFLNSSSVGDEGALTSPLPAIDCEDDDEDEVDEEAEVVYRERAPLQRQNEVYRGSQSRFSSTSSGSSVTSAGGADTPVIQSDDEEVHADTLLLTSVPNTRDEETEEEDEEERCFSTTHQKD, from the exons ATGAAGCTAAGAGACAGGCAACGGTTCTTCGAAGATGTCTACCAGCATGATGTGGACAACTACCTGCCCTCTACACACCTACAGGTCGACTGCAGGAAAC CCCCGATGGGCAGTATTTCATCTATGGAGGTGAACGTGGACACTCTGGAGCAGATGGATCTGATGGATATATCAGATCAAGAAGCCCTTGACGTGTTCCTCAACTCAAGCTCAGTTGGTGATGAAGGAGCCCTAACATCTCCACTACCAG CTATAGATTGTGAGGACGATGATGAAGATGAGGTGGATGAAGAAGCAGAGGTTGTCTACAGGGAACGAGCACCGCTGCAAAGGCAAAACGAAGTCTACCGTGGATCCCAGTCTCGATTTTCTTCAACATCATCTGGTTCCAGTGTTACCAGTGCAGGCGGAGCCGACACACCAGTGATCCagtctgatgatgaagaagtaCACGCCGACACTCTGCTTCTAACCTCTGTTCCCAATACAAGAGATgaagaaacagaggaagaagatgaagaagaacgATGCTTTTCAACAACCCATCAAAAAGACTGA
- the LOC116721902 gene encoding dysbindin domain-containing protein 2-like isoform X2: MSSTGSTNHNKRLASEKDNSQSLYNNDSAQHMKLRDRQRFFEDVYQHDVDNYLPSTHLQVDCRKPPMGSISSMEVNVDTLEQMDLMDISDQEALDVFLNSSSVGDEGALTSPLPDCEDDDEDEVDEEAEVVYRERAPLQRQNEVYRGSQSRFSSTSSGSSVTSAGGADTPVIQSDDEEVHADTLLLTSVPNTRDEETEEEDEEERCFSTTHQKD; encoded by the exons ATGTCATCTACTGGCTCGACAAACCACAACAAGCGTCTGGCGT CTGAAAAGGACAATTCCCAGAGTTTGTACAACAATGATTCTGCTCAGCACATGAAGCTAAGAGACAGGCAACGGTTCTTCGAAGATGTCTACCAGCATGATGTGGACAACTACCTGCCCTCTACACACCTACAGGTCGACTGCAGGAAAC CCCCGATGGGCAGTATTTCATCTATGGAGGTGAACGTGGACACTCTGGAGCAGATGGATCTGATGGATATATCAGATCAAGAAGCCCTTGACGTGTTCCTCAACTCAAGCTCAGTTGGTGATGAAGGAGCCCTAACATCTCCACTACCAG ATTGTGAGGACGATGATGAAGATGAGGTGGATGAAGAAGCAGAGGTTGTCTACAGGGAACGAGCACCGCTGCAAAGGCAAAACGAAGTCTACCGTGGATCCCAGTCTCGATTTTCTTCAACATCATCTGGTTCCAGTGTTACCAGTGCAGGCGGAGCCGACACACCAGTGATCCagtctgatgatgaagaagtaCACGCCGACACTCTGCTTCTAACCTCTGTTCCCAATACAAGAGATgaagaaacagaggaagaagatgaagaagaacgATGCTTTTCAACAACCCATCAAAAAGACTGA
- the LOC116721902 gene encoding dysbindin domain-containing protein 2-like isoform X1, with protein MSSTGSTNHNKRLASEKDNSQSLYNNDSAQHMKLRDRQRFFEDVYQHDVDNYLPSTHLQVDCRKPPMGSISSMEVNVDTLEQMDLMDISDQEALDVFLNSSSVGDEGALTSPLPAIDCEDDDEDEVDEEAEVVYRERAPLQRQNEVYRGSQSRFSSTSSGSSVTSAGGADTPVIQSDDEEVHADTLLLTSVPNTRDEETEEEDEEERCFSTTHQKD; from the exons ATGTCATCTACTGGCTCGACAAACCACAACAAGCGTCTGGCGT CTGAAAAGGACAATTCCCAGAGTTTGTACAACAATGATTCTGCTCAGCACATGAAGCTAAGAGACAGGCAACGGTTCTTCGAAGATGTCTACCAGCATGATGTGGACAACTACCTGCCCTCTACACACCTACAGGTCGACTGCAGGAAAC CCCCGATGGGCAGTATTTCATCTATGGAGGTGAACGTGGACACTCTGGAGCAGATGGATCTGATGGATATATCAGATCAAGAAGCCCTTGACGTGTTCCTCAACTCAAGCTCAGTTGGTGATGAAGGAGCCCTAACATCTCCACTACCAG CTATAGATTGTGAGGACGATGATGAAGATGAGGTGGATGAAGAAGCAGAGGTTGTCTACAGGGAACGAGCACCGCTGCAAAGGCAAAACGAAGTCTACCGTGGATCCCAGTCTCGATTTTCTTCAACATCATCTGGTTCCAGTGTTACCAGTGCAGGCGGAGCCGACACACCAGTGATCCagtctgatgatgaagaagtaCACGCCGACACTCTGCTTCTAACCTCTGTTCCCAATACAAGAGATgaagaaacagaggaagaagatgaagaagaacgATGCTTTTCAACAACCCATCAAAAAGACTGA